The DNA region gagcacagagcaaacTGGCAGGCCTCAGGGCAGGACACATCACAGCTGGAGTAGAATGGAGGTTTGAGGCAGCAGGGGGCTCTTCTGCAGCTCCCATTCCTCTTTCCTCGCCATCTCAGGGCTGGAAGCACTCCACAGGGTCATTGGAGTCGGGCAGGATGTTGCAGTTGATGGGCCAGAGGATGCCAAGGAGACCCAGGGAGTGCTGGcaatgcagctcagcagccaggcAGACAGCACGGCAGGGCTGCAGGACACCCCCATCCGGAGTGCACTTGGGCACAAAGAGGCTGCAGATGAGCAGGCGGAGGTGCTGGTAGCAGGCAAGCTCCATCAGCGTCTGCAGGAGAGAAGCAGTGAGCACGGTATGATGCAGagcacccacctgcagcccagcacctcACCTGGTAGTCCTGCAGCACCTCGGCGGCTCCTGCCTGGTCCGGGATGGCCAGCCAGATGTTGGGGAAGGAGGTGGCATTGTAACCCAGCCCCAGGCACATCTCCACCTCCACGGGCTCACAGATGGAGCCTGCACAGGGAGAGATgcagggttagggttaggggttgTATGTCACAGAGGGTCTGATGGCCTCCAGGTGTAGACCTGGGGTAGGTGGTGGCCGTGGGATGGCTGTCAGGGGGTGTCCCCCAGCCATGGGCACTCACCAAATGCAGGGTAAGAGACCCCAGTGCAGTTCAGCTCATCGGTGCCATCGGGGCAGTCATGCCAGCCATCACACACAGACTCCAGTGCCCGGCACTCACCATTGCCACAGGAAAactctgtggggctgcaggtcTCTGCCAGGGCAAGGCATGGGGGTGGGCATGGGCAGAGAGCCAGGGGACCTCCAGCCCAAGCTCCTGCTCCAAGAAGGGTCAGACTTGAGGGAAAACCTGGGCTTCTTTGAGCCTGGCCTTGGAAACCCCCAGGGATGGAGACCATGCAGCCCCTGCTGGCACCTTGCTTCCTGCCTGGCTACGTACTCTCTGTGGCATTGCGGGCTTCGTAGGTGGCAAAGAACCCAGTGTCTGCTACTCCTTCATCTGCCACAAAGAGGACTGTCATGACGTGGCGCGACGAGGTCAGGGTGGGTGGCAACTGGTGGCCACAGAACCTGCATGGGGTAAGAGAGGGCATTGGTGTGTAGAACCCTAAACCTCATCCTCTGGCTCACTCCAGCAGCCGctccatgcctcagtttccccatctgAACCACAGGACCCACACCTGCCCATGAGGCTGGCAGTTCCAGTGCCTGCACTGTCGTGAACCTCCACGAAGTCAAAGCTGCAGTCCTCGTGTGACTCCAGGCTGAAGTTGTGGAAGTGCAGGTCTATGACGTGGCCCAGGGGCACGGAGATCTGCCAGAGGCACAGCTATGGGGACAGCCATGAGAGCCATGAAGCCTTtctcctgccctcctcctcctcctcctcccagcatCCCTTCTCTCACCTGCTGGTGTGGGTAAGGCTGGGGGTGGCTTGGGGTGGAGAATTGACCCTCCAGGGCGGTCAGTGGCCCTCCACACTCTGGgaacacacacaacacacacagacatggcAGCTGTGCCCCCATTCCCCTCTACCATCACCTCCCCAGAGCtggggtggaggtggggggTCACACGCTGCCATCCCACCTTTGTGCTTCACGCTGCAGTTGGCCTCATCACTCCGATCCTCACAGTCATGGAACCCATCGCAGACAAAGCCCAGGTGGATGCAGAGCCCCTGGTCACAAAAGTGCTCATCCCATGCACAGCTCTCTGCGGTGTGAGTGCAGGTATCTGGGCTGGTCATCCATACCCATACCCATACCCTTACCCATACCCATATCCATACCCATACCCATACCCATACCCATACCCATACCCATACCCATATCCATACCCATATCCATACCCATACCCATACCCGTACCCATATCCATACCCATACCCATACCCATACCCATACCCATATCCATACCATTCCCATTCCCATACCCATACCAACCCCATACCTGTACCCCTGGGTATTTTGGGGCCAACCCACATGGTGTACTCACTCTCACTGGGGGCCACAGCACGGTACCGTGCATTGAAGCCTGGTGCCCCCACACTGCCATCAGAGACAAAGGTGACACGCAGGTGGTTGGAGATGCTGTTGAAGGTTGGGGGGACCACACTGCCACAGAACCTGGGGGCATAGTGAGGGTAATAGCACTgcttgccccatccctgggtaTGCAACCCCTCTCCttgggcacacacagccctaCCTGGCAGTGCCCCCGCGGGCTCCCTGCTCCTCATAGAGCTCCAACCGGTCGAAGAGGCAGGAGGCAGTGCCCTCCACACTGAATGCATCCATGGTCAGCTGTATGGCCATGCCGGATGCCACCTCGATGTGCCATATGCAGAGAGCATGGGGTGGGTAGGGGCCAGGGTGGTTGGGGGAGCTGAAGGAGCCCTCGGGGCCATACAGGGTCCCACCACACACTGCATATTACAAATGGGTTTGGGTTAGGGGATACGGGGATGTGGCCACCACAGTGTGCAGCCTGTGTGGGGACTTACCCAGTGCTggagtgctggctgcaggtggTCGGCCATAGGTTGGGGTGGAGGGTTTGGAGTCCTGGGGGTCGCTCTGGGTTGGTGCCACAGTGGTGGTGGCGGAGCTGcgggcaggcagggctgcagccgGGGAGTGGGGTGGTGGCGGGGATGTCAGCTCTGCACCAAGAGGGATGGATGTAGCATGGGGAGGGAGCTCTGGAAGCCCACCCAGGACACAGCACGGTCCCCCTGCTCTTCCTGCACACGCCACTCACGGTGGATGATGATGCCCAGCAGGAGggagatgaggaagaggagaacgGCGCTCATCAGAGCCACGCAGAGCCAGGTGAACCTGCAGTCAGCACGGTACTGCCAGCCCGCCTGCACCCAGAGCTGCCGGCCTGGGGAGGGCAAAGGAGAGTGGGCAGAGCGGGGTGCTGCCGtgtccccagccctgtgccaccCCCTGAGCCCAGCCCTTTGTCCCCAGGGTGCCAGCAGTTCCCCATGCATCCCCACACCCCCATGGGTGAGCTCCTGGTGGCCCCACGGACACGGGCGCATACACAAACCCCATGCAGGTACCGAGGGCATCCTGGGGTGATGTGGCTCCCACCCCGTCCTCGTCCAGTGGCTGCTCAGCTGTGGGCACTGCCAGGGGCTCCTCTCCCTCAAAGACGGGGTTGCAGAACTCGGTCTGCATGAAAGCAACGATGCACAGCACTGTAGGGACTGCACTGTGGAGACCCATCAGGTGGCACCCCTGCCCCAGCCctacctcactgtgctccaGAGCCTCGGGGCAAAGCGTGATTTCAGTGAAGTCCTTCATGGTAGCAGCATTCCTGGTACAGAGCATCTAAAAGCCCCCCCAGAGCTCTCTGCTCCCCAGCATGGCCGCATGTCCTTCCACCCACTGCTCTCTGGATGTTCCCATCGCATATGGTGCTGGTTGTGCCCGCATTtgctcagccccacagagccctaTGGCCGTGTGTGGGGAGCCCTGGGAGGCCCTGCTTCCCTCAACGGGCCCCTTCCCTCTGCCCCGTTAATCCAGCTCAGCTGAGGATGCCGAGGTCAGACCCTGGCACGGAGATCCCACATCTTAAAGGGGAAAGTGTGCTTGAACCAGAGCTGGAaggctgtcccaggggctggGGACACAGCTTTCCAGGAGCTGGTAGGAGTTGGGCAGCCCTGGAGGGGCTGTGTTGGGTGTACACCCCTCCTTCCCTCTTGTCCCCCCCTTGCTGATATCTGAGCACTGCTGCCTGTGTTCCTGCTGCCCCTTAATGCCACAGGTCTGTGCCTGAGCTGGGCAGAAAAGGGCCTTTGTTCAGGGCTTTGGGGGCAGAGCCTGGACGCAGAAGGAGGAGAGGCTCCCTGTTCCCCATGGACACAACAGCCACCACATCCTCTTGCTGCAGGGGAGCCCCATGCTGTGGTTCCTCTTAACCTGAATCCTGACTCAGTTTCCCTCCCGCTGCTGGAGCCCCGAGCcaagcacacaaacacagcGCTCTGTTCCAGCTAAAATTTATTCCTACACGAGTCTCCCTTGTACGAGACACATCCTGCCCATCTTGCTTACACAGTAAACAAGCCACCTGCCGAGCTGCAGCACTACCCCAGCCCGAGACCCACCTCtaccacccagccctgctgggatgCCCCTGGGGGATGTGCTCGGGGCAGGGGGGCTCAGTCCATGCCCAAAGCAGGATGGGTGCTGGGTTGGACTGGGGCTGGGGTTGTCCTGGGTCAGTTGCATATctccccccacccacccccatTGCACCTCAGGCAGGGCGGGATGGGGAGGAGAATAAATTAGAGAAAAGGCTAAAAAGGCCACTGGCGTTTGCTAGCTGGAGGAtggagcagtggggctgggtgaAGGGAGCATCTCTGGgcaccccatagggctcctgGTGAACAGGGGAGGAAAGCCCCAGTACTGGAAAGGTGTtgcccacccccccaccccccatagGACGGACATCCCTGTGCACCCCAAGGGCCTCCCGCGCCCCAAAATGGTTTAAGGCACCGTCGTATAAGGAGGTGGGTCAGCCCCCCCTCGTGTgagtccctgggcagccaggaAGGATGGTCCAGGCTGAGAGAAGTCCAtgataaatagaaagaaaaatccatgaAACATTGTCCTCCCTCTTGGCTGTGAGTCCGGGGCTGATTGGAAAGCAGATGGAGGTGGGATGGAGGCGACCAAAGAGCTGCAATCCTCACCAGGAGGTTTGGAAGAGCTGGGAGGAGACTCATGGATCCTCAGGGATGGCAAGAGTGATACGGAGATGCCAGAAGGGACCCAATTCTGGGTGTCCCCGAGGTCCTGGTGGGGGCAGGCAGCCCCATGCCCCTTGCTCAGTATTTTTATTACacaccagaaagaagaaagaaaaacctacCCCAGGGTAAAAAGCAAACGCCAGCGGCCCGGAGGCACCAGGGCTGCCTGGGTTCTGCCCTCATTATGGGGCTTTCTGCTGTTCTTGGGGGGCTCAAATCCAGGTAGGAAGCTCCGAGGGGTGCCCAAGGGCTGGCTACATGCGTGAGGATGGGCTGGCCAGCTCATAGAAGAGCAGGTAGGCATCACTGCTGCGCACGTGGCTGGAGGACATCGGGGTGACGCTGCAGAGATACAAGGAGATGCATTATGAGCAATGAGGTGCCCACACGAGGTCTCCCTCCCCGTGCCACCTGCGCAGCCTCACCGGGAATCATTGAAGCTGTGCCACTCGCTGGAGATGGGGCTCTTGCAGTAGGCAGTGTAGTGTCCCCCCATGGTGGTGCCCGAGTGGTTGGAGACGGCGTAGAGGTTGTAAACAGCGTGGTCTGGGGGGACAGGGTGAGGATCAGCGATGCCCACACgtgagctctgagctctgccctcccagccccagcacttACTGCAGCTCTGCGAGGCAAACTCCCTCAGGTCCAGGTCCTTCAGTGGGAAGTTGACGAAGGTGGTGAGCTTGCTGGCTCGTATCCTGGCCTCTGAGAAGCGTTTCAGGTCTGGGGCCCACGTCAAGGAAATGGGGAGCAAAAGGGAACCTGCAAAGAGCTGCCACCCTGCACCAGCCCCGCCAACCCCATTGATTAGTACAAAGGATACGGAGCACCAGGATCTTGGGGAACTTCTGGATGCTGAATTTCTTCGTGCACCGCGTCCTGGCTTTACAGCGACAACACGTCTGCAGGCAGCGAGCAGTACGGTGAGAACCCATCCTGTACCCATGCAACTCCCTGTGCCCCCATCCCACACCCCATACCGGTTTCTCATCCCCATCCAGAACGTCCTCTTTGGTGAAGAGCCGCAGGCAGTCCATCAGGGTGACTTCCCCATAGCCTTTCTGTAGGAGGAGGGCACAGTCAGGGGCACAGAATATGGGGCACAATGTGTTGGGTGAGGGGACAGGGAAGAGCACCTCACCTTGGGGATGGGCAAGGAGAGGTCCCAGAAGGGGTCAAAGGCTGTGGAGCAGTAGCCGCACTCACTGCAGGTCAGCGAACTCTTCAGCTGCCCAACAAAGAGATCTGGGGGGCAAGGGGATGGAGAAGGGTGAGactcccagccccagccccctGCCTGCCCCCTCCCCTTCCCATATGCTCACCACTGACACGGCTGTCCTCCCGCTCCTGGTACCTCCGCCACATCTGGCGGCTCTTCTCATCATCACTGTGAGACAGAAGGACAGAGCAATGCTGAGCAATGCTGAGATCTACAGACATCCAGCCCCCACCCCACTGCCCACCCCACACTTACGGGAGGTGGTCCAGGGTGTCAGCATTGGCCCGTGGCCGCACCAGCACACGGTTCACCTCGCTGTGCAGCCCATCCAGGAGGAAGCGCAGGAACTCCTGTGCATCCTGCTGGCTGTAAGGCAAAAGGACACGGCTGTGAGACACCCCTGGGGGCTCTGCAtgcacctccagccccacatTACCAGCCCCACACCGCCGGTCCCTACTT from Excalfactoria chinensis isolate bCotChi1 chromosome 21, bCotChi1.hap2, whole genome shotgun sequence includes:
- the USP2 gene encoding ubiquitin carboxyl-terminal hydrolase 2 isoform X1; the encoded protein is MRDSYTVTLPEEPPVLPDLHKELRPRTSMPGSLLVSTFVGLVLNKTKSSKVVQGLTGLRNLGNTCFMNSILQCLSNTKELRDYCLQNQYLRDLNNNSRMRTALMSEFAKLIQLLWTSSPNDSVSPSEFKTQIQRYAPRFVGYNQQDAQEFLRFLLDGLHSEVNRVLVRPRANADTLDHLPDDEKSRQMWRRYQEREDSRVSDLFVGQLKSSLTCSECGYCSTAFDPFWDLSLPIPKKGYGEVTLMDCLRLFTKEDVLDGDEKPTCCRCKARTRCTKKFSIQKFPKILVLHLKRFSEARIRASKLTTFVNFPLKDLDLREFASQSCNHAVYNLYAVSNHSGTTMGGHYTAYCKSPISSEWHSFNDSRVTPMSSSHVRSSDAYLLFYELASPSSRM
- the MFRP gene encoding membrane frizzled-related protein; the protein is MLCTRNAATMKDFTEITLCPEALEHSETEFCNPVFEGEEPLAVPTAEQPLDEDGVGATSPQDALGRQLWVQAGWQYRADCRFTWLCVALMSAVLLFLISLLLGIIIHQLTSPPPPHSPAAALPARSSATTTVAPTQSDPQDSKPSTPTYGRPPAASTPALVCGGTLYGPEGSFSSPNHPGPYPPHALCIWHIEVASGMAIQLTMDAFSVEGTASCLFDRLELYEEQGARGGTARFCGSVVPPTFNSISNHLRVTFVSDGSVGAPGFNARYRAVAPSEKSCAWDEHFCDQGLCIHLGFVCDGFHDCEDRSDEANCSVKHKECGGPLTALEGQFSTPSHPQPYPHQQLCLWQISVPLGHVIDLHFHNFSLESHEDCSFDFVEVHDSAGTGTASLMGRFCGHQLPPTLTSSRHVMTVLFVADEGVADTGFFATYEARNATEKTCSPTEFSCGNGECRALESVCDGWHDCPDGTDELNCTGVSYPAFGSICEPVEVEMCLGLGYNATSFPNIWLAIPDQAGAAEVLQDYQTLMELACYQHLRLLICSLFVPKCTPDGGVLQPCRAVCLAAELHCQHSLGLLGILWPINCNILPDSNDPVECFQP